A region from the Devosia lucknowensis genome encodes:
- a CDS encoding DUF924 family protein, whose protein sequence is MKTYQDIIHFWFVEHSYDDWFSGEAAFDSKCRQFEALHAEVARGEAWAWRETPEGRLAELVLLDQFSRQLHRDSPVAFAQDKMALALAQEAVAGGHDMAVEHAWAVFFYMPYMHAESLVVQEEGVRLFEAYGDEKALDFMKAHRDTIARFGRFPFRNAALGRQSTPEELAYMRDQQGRVF, encoded by the coding sequence ATGAAAACATATCAGGACATCATCCATTTCTGGTTCGTCGAGCACAGCTACGACGACTGGTTCAGCGGCGAGGCCGCGTTCGACAGCAAATGCCGCCAGTTCGAGGCGCTCCATGCCGAAGTGGCGCGCGGCGAGGCCTGGGCCTGGCGCGAAACGCCCGAGGGGCGCCTGGCTGAACTCGTGCTGCTCGATCAGTTCTCCCGCCAGCTGCATCGCGACAGTCCGGTCGCCTTCGCGCAGGACAAGATGGCGCTGGCCCTGGCTCAGGAGGCCGTGGCGGGTGGGCATGACATGGCCGTCGAGCATGCCTGGGCCGTGTTCTTCTACATGCCCTATATGCATGCCGAATCGCTGGTCGTGCAGGAAGAAGGCGTCCGGCTCTTTGAAGCCTATGGCGACGAGAAGGCGCTCGATTTCATGAAGGCGCATCGCGACACCATCGCCCGCTTCGGCCGCTTTCCCTTCCGCAACGCTGCTCTGGGTCGCCAGAGCACGCCCGAGGAATTGGCCTATATGCGCGACCAGCAAGGGCGCGTGTTCTAG
- a CDS encoding zinc-binding alcohol dehydrogenase family protein: protein MRAIRCDAPGELALVEIDRPELKDGWVRVAISHIGICGTDYHIYEGKHPFLQYPRIMGHELSGRILDANGATGLTDGDAVVINPYLPCHHCPACREGKTNCCETLTVLGVHGDGGMAEEIVLPAENLYPADGLSLRDAAMVEFLAIGAHAVRRTELRPGWRVLVVGGGPIGLGVAFFARIAGASVTILDAAADKLDAARQFDFGAAALDEREGPAFQAVMGSGFDAVFDATGSIAAMNAAVAYCRNGGALTLVGVVKGTLNWEDPEIHRRELTIRASRNATREDFDHVMASIRSGAVPTDRLATHATSFEDAVTNLPVWAKARQGLIKAIISV from the coding sequence ATGCGCGCCATTCGCTGTGATGCACCGGGTGAACTCGCCCTGGTGGAAATCGACCGGCCCGAGTTGAAGGACGGCTGGGTCCGCGTCGCCATCAGCCACATCGGCATCTGCGGCACCGACTACCACATCTACGAGGGCAAGCACCCGTTCCTGCAATATCCGCGCATCATGGGCCACGAACTGTCCGGCCGTATTCTCGATGCCAACGGCGCGACCGGCCTCACCGACGGCGATGCGGTGGTCATCAACCCCTACCTTCCCTGCCACCATTGCCCGGCCTGCCGCGAAGGCAAGACCAATTGCTGCGAGACGCTGACCGTCCTCGGCGTGCACGGCGACGGCGGCATGGCCGAGGAGATCGTGCTGCCGGCGGAAAATCTCTATCCGGCCGACGGCCTCAGCCTGCGCGATGCGGCCATGGTCGAGTTCCTGGCCATCGGCGCCCATGCCGTGCGGCGCACCGAACTCCGCCCCGGATGGCGGGTGCTCGTCGTCGGTGGCGGCCCCATCGGCCTGGGCGTGGCCTTCTTCGCCCGCATCGCCGGCGCGTCGGTCACCATTCTCGATGCCGCCGCCGACAAGCTCGATGCCGCCCGGCAGTTCGATTTCGGCGCGGCAGCGCTGGACGAGCGCGAGGGACCGGCCTTTCAGGCCGTCATGGGCAGCGGTTTCGATGCCGTCTTCGACGCGACCGGCTCGATCGCGGCCATGAACGCTGCCGTAGCCTACTGCCGCAACGGCGGCGCATTGACGCTTGTCGGCGTGGTCAAGGGCACGCTCAATTGGGAAGATCCCGAAATCCACCGCCGCGAACTGACCATCCGCGCCTCCCGCAACGCCACGCGCGAAGACTTCGACCACGTGATGGCGTCGATCCGCTCGGGCGCTGTCCCGACCGACCGTCTGGCCACGCACGCCACCAGCTTCGAGGATGCCGTGACCAATCTTCCCGTCTGGGCCAAGGCACGCCAGGGGCTGATCAAGGCCATCATTTCGGTCTAG
- a CDS encoding VOC family protein, which yields MIDTSVQSNVRSKPVLPLTTKLGAVHLAVTDRAKALAIWQDVVGLDLIEEQGNALHMGAGGKTLIVLETGATRPVVPRTIGLYHVAIHVPARADLAQMAVRALQRNVRISPTDHLVSEAIYLWDLDGNGIEITFETPWRGSLGDPDKGETYAVTAEGKPHSGREPIDLDGLLGELGETPTLAARMPAGTRIGHVHVHVNDLRQAMDFYRDVLGFAGFLLIESFGMGDVGLDYMPHTLAFNIWSGPDATLPPAGAAGLRWFTIVMPDADSLAALRQRLERAGAPLAVVGNDFETSDPFGNRIKIVAAD from the coding sequence ATGATCGACACATCTGTCCAGAGCAACGTCCGTTCCAAACCCGTCCTCCCCCTTACGACGAAGCTGGGCGCCGTCCACCTTGCCGTCACCGATCGGGCCAAGGCTCTCGCCATCTGGCAGGATGTCGTCGGCCTCGACCTGATCGAGGAGCAGGGCAATGCCCTGCACATGGGCGCAGGCGGCAAGACCCTGATTGTCCTCGAAACCGGGGCGACCCGACCGGTCGTGCCGCGCACCATCGGCCTCTATCACGTCGCCATCCACGTCCCCGCCCGCGCCGACCTGGCGCAGATGGCCGTTCGTGCGCTGCAGCGCAACGTTCGCATTTCGCCGACCGATCATCTGGTTTCCGAGGCCATCTATCTCTGGGACCTCGATGGCAACGGCATCGAGATCACCTTCGAAACGCCCTGGCGCGGTTCGTTGGGCGATCCCGACAAGGGTGAGACCTATGCCGTCACGGCCGAAGGCAAGCCGCATTCGGGCCGCGAACCGATCGACCTCGATGGCCTGCTGGGCGAACTGGGTGAGACCCCGACCCTCGCTGCCAGGATGCCGGCCGGTACCCGCATCGGACACGTCCATGTCCATGTGAACGATCTTCGCCAGGCCATGGACTTCTATCGCGACGTTCTTGGCTTTGCCGGGTTCCTTCTGATCGAGTCGTTCGGCATGGGCGATGTGGGTCTCGACTACATGCCCCATACGCTGGCCTTCAACATCTGGTCCGGCCCCGACGCCACGCTGCCGCCTGCCGGAGCTGCGGGTCTTCGCTGGTTCACCATTGTCATGCCCGATGCCGATAGCCTCGCCGCACTCAGGCAACGGCTGGAACGCGCTGGCGCCCCGCTTGCCGTGGTCGGCAACGATTTCGAGACCAGCGATCCATTCGGCAACCGCATAAAAATCGTGGCTGCCGACTAA
- the blaOXA gene encoding class D beta-lactamase, whose product MRPTKPLAVLAVIAFALLPAPVHAATICTIVADADTRNVLLAEGDCETRVTPASTFKVPLAVMAFDAGIIASPTEPKYPFKEGYSDWVADWRQDTDPTMWMHYSNVWYSQRLTEQLGAAKLTAYAQAFNLGNADFSGDAGRDNGLMRAWISSSLKVSPLEQAGFVAALVNRQLPVSAHAMDGALSLVESPGEADGWRVWGKTGSAYPRNADYTLNYARGWGWYVGWAEKEGRRVVFARLNQDDRRHDVSGGLRARDEVMGQWGDIAARAGL is encoded by the coding sequence ATGCGCCCGACCAAGCCACTCGCCGTTCTGGCCGTCATTGCCTTCGCGCTGCTGCCGGCGCCGGTGCACGCAGCGACCATCTGTACCATCGTCGCCGATGCCGATACGCGCAATGTGCTCCTTGCCGAAGGCGATTGCGAAACGCGCGTCACCCCCGCCTCGACCTTCAAGGTGCCGCTGGCGGTGATGGCTTTCGACGCCGGCATCATCGCCTCCCCCACCGAGCCGAAATACCCCTTCAAGGAAGGGTATTCCGATTGGGTTGCGGACTGGCGGCAGGACACAGATCCCACCATGTGGATGCATTATTCCAACGTCTGGTACTCCCAGCGCCTCACTGAACAGCTCGGCGCCGCAAAACTCACCGCCTATGCTCAGGCGTTCAATCTCGGCAATGCCGATTTCTCTGGCGATGCCGGCCGTGACAACGGCCTCATGCGCGCATGGATATCGTCGTCGCTCAAGGTTTCGCCCCTCGAACAGGCCGGCTTCGTCGCGGCCTTGGTCAACAGGCAATTGCCGGTTTCAGCTCATGCCATGGATGGTGCGCTGAGCCTTGTCGAAAGCCCCGGTGAGGCGGACGGCTGGCGCGTCTGGGGCAAGACGGGGTCGGCCTATCCGCGCAATGCCGACTATACCCTCAACTATGCGCGCGGATGGGGTTGGTATGTGGGCTGGGCCGAAAAAGAGGGCAGGCGGGTGGTCTTCGCGCGCCTCAACCAGGACGACCGTCGCCACGACGTCTCCGGCGGGCTGCGCGCCCGCGACGAAGTGATGGGTCAGTGGGGCGACATCGCCGCCCGCGCCGGGCTCTGA
- a CDS encoding DNA-3-methyladenine glycosylase, translating into MLSKSFFDRPAPDVSRDLIGATLLYEGVGGMIVEVEAYDEADPASHSFAGPTPRNRVMFGPAGHAYVYKIYGIHYCLNFVCRPGSAVLIRAVEPLHGIATMQMRRGAMPEKNLCSGPGKLAQALGIDLTQNGLALDAPPFEVLAADGVHEIGMGPRIGITKGVETPWRYVLSGSRYLSKPMA; encoded by the coding sequence ATGCTTAGCAAATCCTTTTTCGATCGCCCCGCACCAGACGTCTCGCGGGACCTGATCGGCGCGACCCTCCTTTACGAGGGTGTCGGCGGCATGATCGTGGAAGTGGAGGCCTATGACGAAGCCGATCCCGCCTCGCACAGCTTTGCCGGACCGACGCCACGCAACCGGGTGATGTTCGGGCCGGCCGGACATGCCTATGTCTACAAGATCTATGGCATCCACTATTGCCTGAACTTCGTTTGCCGGCCGGGCAGCGCCGTGCTGATCCGGGCGGTGGAACCCCTGCATGGAATCGCAACCATGCAGATGAGGCGCGGCGCGATGCCGGAAAAGAACCTCTGCTCGGGACCGGGCAAGCTGGCGCAGGCGCTGGGCATAGACCTGACGCAAAACGGCCTGGCGCTCGACGCTCCTCCATTCGAAGTGCTTGCGGCCGATGGGGTGCACGAGATCGGCATGGGGCCACGGATCGGCATTACCAAGGGCGTCGAAACGCCGTGGCGCTATGTCTTGAGTGGTTCGCGCTATCTCAGCAAACCCATGGCCTGA
- a CDS encoding plasmid stabilization protein, whose translation MPQGDKSAYTDKQKRKAEHIEEGYEKKGVGKEEAERRAWATVNKDDGGGKKSGSGRGKETGHPAAHKGGKKGGEAAASRSAADRSASAKKAAATRKRNAEHHAHH comes from the coding sequence ATGCCGCAAGGTGACAAGTCAGCCTATACCGACAAGCAGAAGCGCAAGGCCGAGCATATCGAGGAAGGCTACGAGAAAAAGGGCGTAGGCAAGGAGGAGGCCGAGCGCCGCGCCTGGGCTACCGTCAACAAGGACGATGGCGGCGGCAAGAAGTCGGGCTCCGGCCGCGGCAAGGAAACCGGCCACCCTGCTGCCCACAAGGGTGGCAAGAAGGGTGGTGAGGCGGCCGCGAGCCGCTCCGCAGCCGATCGCTCCGCCTCGGCCAAGAAAGCCGCCGCCACGCGAAAGCGCAACGCCGAGCACCACGCCCATCATTGA
- a CDS encoding SDR family oxidoreductase: MSEQINPPQTQDHQPGRETEMHPKPEYMPRYPGSGRLADKVAIITGGDSGIGRAAAVLFAREGAQVALVYLEETEDAAITADAVKREGREALLLRGDVADKAFCEAVVGQVIENFGKLDVVVNNAAEQHPQEELGDISPEQLRETFETNFFGYVYLTQAALPYLQEGAAIINTTSITAYRGSPSLVDYASTKGAIVAFTRSLSAQLAEKNIRVNAVAPGPIWTPLIPATFPADKVAEFGASQPLKRPGQPNEVAPSYLFLACEDSSYITGQVLHPNGGEVING; the protein is encoded by the coding sequence ATGTCCGAACAGATCAATCCGCCGCAGACCCAGGACCACCAGCCCGGTCGCGAAACCGAAATGCATCCCAAGCCCGAATACATGCCGCGCTATCCCGGCAGCGGACGGCTGGCGGACAAGGTTGCGATCATCACGGGTGGGGACAGCGGCATCGGGCGGGCAGCAGCAGTGCTGTTTGCCCGCGAAGGGGCGCAGGTGGCGCTGGTCTACCTCGAGGAAACAGAGGACGCGGCGATCACCGCAGACGCGGTCAAGCGCGAAGGCAGGGAAGCGCTGCTGCTGCGCGGCGATGTGGCCGACAAGGCGTTTTGCGAGGCCGTCGTGGGTCAGGTGATCGAAAACTTCGGCAAGCTCGACGTCGTGGTGAACAACGCCGCCGAACAACACCCGCAGGAGGAACTGGGCGACATATCGCCCGAGCAGCTGCGGGAAACGTTCGAGACCAATTTCTTTGGTTACGTCTACCTGACGCAGGCGGCCCTGCCCTACCTGCAGGAGGGCGCCGCCATCATCAACACCACGTCGATCACCGCCTATCGGGGCTCACCGTCGCTGGTGGACTACGCCTCGACCAAGGGGGCCATCGTCGCGTTTACGCGTTCGCTCTCGGCTCAGCTTGCGGAGAAGAATATCCGCGTGAATGCCGTGGCTCCCGGACCGATCTGGACTCCACTGATCCCGGCCACCTTTCCCGCCGACAAGGTGGCAGAGTTCGGCGCCAGCCAGCCGCTCAAGCGGCCGGGGCAGCCCAACGAGGTGGCCCCGAGCTACCTGTTCCTGGCATGCGAGGACAGCTCCTACATCACCGGGCAGGTGCTGCATCCCAATGGCGGGGAAGTGATCAACGGTTGA
- a CDS encoding PilZ domain-containing protein: protein MERRRHPREPVKILATAVDEDGLTRAPITITNINRWGARIRIAGTMLPPTFYVLFGNSLEPCEVIWRRGGEVGLIFAPTEFGPPLNR, encoded by the coding sequence ATGGAACGTCGTCGACACCCGCGTGAACCGGTCAAGATCCTTGCCACTGCCGTGGACGAGGATGGCCTCACGCGCGCGCCGATTACCATCACCAACATCAATCGCTGGGGTGCGCGGATTCGCATCGCTGGGACCATGTTGCCCCCGACATTCTATGTCCTGTTCGGCAACAGCCTTGAGCCCTGCGAAGTCATCTGGAGGCGTGGCGGCGAGGTCGGCTTGATCTTCGCCCCCACCGAATTCGGGCCGCCGCTCAACCGTTGA
- the recQ gene encoding DNA helicase RecQ has product MEAIESLDLFSPHRHERPSPLAVLRDIFGHREFRGQQADVIDHVAGGGDAVVLFPTGAGKSMCYQIPAICRSGVGIVISPLIALMRDQVEALKQAGVAAAALNSSLSAEESAEVRRKLRRGELDLLYVAPERVATPGFANMLADADIALFAIDEAHCVSQWGHDFRPEYRELIHLVELFPGVPRIALTATADPTTREDIIERLGLEQAEVFTTSFDRPNISYSIVERDKPREQLLDFLAGHKGESGIVYCLSRAKVEDVADWLSNKGIRALPYHAGMSAELRSANQDAFLKEEGLCLVATVAFGMGIDKPDVRYVAHMDLPASIEAYYQETGRAGRDGQPADAWMSYGMADVVQRRRMIDEGNAPDEIKRLEHGKLNALLGVCETASCRRQAILNHFGEAHAGGCGNCDTCRAPVESWDGTEAAIKAMAAIYRTGMRFGAAHIIDVLVGKETEKVTRFGHQHQKVFGQGQELDAKAWQSVIRQLTAMGLIVVDHANHGALTLSAAAHDVFKRERSVTLRKDRPKKSVEVRRSLARSVDVPDHAKPLFEALRSERLRLAKAQGVPPYVIFHDATLKAMALAQPTHPHDMLNLPGVGQGKLDRYGDAFLAVVRRHLVDGENT; this is encoded by the coding sequence GTGGAAGCCATTGAGTCGCTCGACCTGTTCTCGCCCCACCGCCACGAGCGGCCGAGCCCGCTCGCGGTTCTGCGCGATATTTTCGGCCATCGGGAATTCCGTGGCCAGCAGGCCGACGTGATCGACCATGTGGCCGGGGGCGGCGACGCCGTCGTGCTGTTCCCGACCGGCGCAGGCAAGTCGATGTGCTACCAGATTCCGGCCATCTGCCGGTCCGGCGTCGGCATCGTCATTTCGCCGCTCATCGCCCTGATGCGCGATCAGGTGGAGGCGCTGAAGCAGGCGGGCGTCGCGGCGGCGGCGCTCAATTCATCGCTGAGCGCCGAGGAAAGCGCCGAGGTGCGGCGCAAGCTGCGGCGAGGCGAGCTCGATCTTCTCTATGTTGCGCCCGAACGCGTGGCGACGCCAGGCTTTGCCAACATGCTGGCCGATGCCGACATCGCGCTTTTCGCCATCGACGAGGCGCATTGCGTGAGCCAGTGGGGCCACGACTTCCGGCCCGAATATCGCGAGCTCATCCACCTCGTCGAGCTTTTCCCCGGCGTGCCGCGCATCGCGCTGACGGCGACGGCGGACCCGACGACGCGCGAAGACATCATCGAACGCCTGGGGCTCGAACAGGCCGAGGTGTTCACCACCAGTTTCGACCGACCCAACATTTCGTATTCGATCGTCGAGCGCGACAAGCCGCGCGAACAATTGCTGGACTTTCTCGCCGGCCACAAGGGCGAGAGCGGCATCGTCTATTGCCTCTCGCGCGCAAAGGTCGAGGACGTCGCAGACTGGCTCTCGAACAAGGGCATCCGCGCCCTGCCCTATCACGCCGGCATGAGCGCCGAGCTGCGCAGCGCCAACCAGGACGCCTTTCTCAAGGAAGAAGGCCTCTGCCTCGTGGCCACCGTGGCTTTCGGCATGGGGATCGACAAGCCTGATGTGCGCTACGTGGCGCATATGGACCTTCCCGCGTCCATCGAGGCCTATTACCAGGAAACGGGACGCGCCGGGCGCGACGGCCAACCGGCCGATGCGTGGATGAGCTACGGCATGGCCGACGTGGTGCAGCGCCGCCGGATGATCGACGAGGGCAATGCCCCGGACGAGATCAAGCGGCTCGAGCACGGCAAGCTCAATGCCCTGCTGGGGGTGTGCGAAACCGCGTCGTGCCGACGCCAAGCCATACTCAACCATTTTGGCGAGGCGCATGCGGGCGGTTGCGGCAATTGCGACACCTGCCGGGCGCCAGTGGAAAGCTGGGACGGGACGGAGGCGGCCATCAAGGCGATGGCGGCCATCTATCGTACCGGCATGCGCTTCGGCGCCGCCCACATCATCGACGTGCTGGTGGGCAAGGAAACCGAGAAGGTCACCCGCTTCGGGCACCAGCACCAGAAGGTTTTCGGCCAGGGGCAGGAGCTGGATGCCAAGGCCTGGCAATCGGTAATCCGGCAACTGACGGCCATGGGCCTCATCGTGGTCGATCACGCCAATCATGGCGCATTGACGCTGAGCGCGGCCGCGCATGACGTGTTCAAGCGCGAACGCAGCGTGACCCTGCGGAAGGACCGCCCCAAAAAATCCGTGGAGGTGCGCCGGTCGCTGGCCCGATCGGTGGACGTGCCCGACCATGCCAAGCCACTGTTCGAAGCGCTGCGCTCCGAGCGCCTGCGGCTGGCCAAGGCGCAGGGCGTGCCGCCCTATGTGATCTTCCACGACGCCACGCTCAAGGCCATGGCCCTGGCGCAGCCGACCCATCCGCACGACATGCTCAACCTGCCCGGCGTGGGACAGGGGAAACTGGACCGGTATGGGGATGCGTTTCTGGCGGTGGTGCGGCGGCATCTGGTGGATGGTGAAAACACCTAA
- the lanM gene encoding type 2 lanthipeptide synthetase LanM, whose product MPGSDQTGRGFPPGFLETEDCAIAEVPFLPNTAEVVRVLKPTNAPTWASPGWVLNRSTGGLIKSIVLSFRRQVSADLDQFIGANLSAKKVSASLARALGDELDELLFRPLTLEKRIADLEGRGTDWAHADFRDHLEDRRSQREFFENYPALLRQVHLRCDRWLAASLEMVRRLQNDRGCIEEEFGIAAADRLVAARATSGDPHSGGRRVTRLRFASGAELIYKPRPLGSTKVFQDLIGAMNRAGLKDSLRTVCVINRTSYGWMEHVRCNSCRSDAAVSRYFRRAGSLLAALHVMGGSDCHFENLIAAGEQPIVVDLETLLAPQFKAADRSASAAAETVRDSSVLGVGMLPSIDGKELGALAAAPGQNTQLMTLALVDAGLPEARVERVAWQLGDVASLPRRGTVRVPAIDYVAEIEAGYSDGYSALQRIRQPLAAAGGILDQLGGQAVRLVLRPTAYYADMLRESTHPSALHDAIQADRILAASWTNAPDALRLAAAPFELRQLRAADIPYFSVRGASSSIGFGPTRFRFARSGRNAAAERLKGMGDNDLERQLGLIRATFGIQPSTIIDVVQRSRAVDEAKLIGEQLISEAITTSDAASWLQLSPGDDGASNAIGPVQGSLYDGLLGIALFLGQLDAATGDGRFATLAHMALRETRSRTFEQSGLGVFDGLGGVVYSLPHLARLLGDDNLIEQAEQAAEEITLRLDDTRVTADLVSGTAGLVLAGLSLHAVRRSSASERLLQATARHLRNAIEDMENTQVGSKLPFSRGAAHGWSGVMLASARLSSVLPELMPQELVHAVISTELNITSSDRWTDPDDDLHRDQATWCHGAPGIALCRIAAAQVNNSEDLVDGALKALVATELLQLDHMQEPGLCHGSMGVTNIGIAASAMNLGGRPQVDCMVWQRFSSNAPHLFRPGLMTGLAGIGYGLLRMADPSIPDVLTLDPPSYGKRYVRLDV is encoded by the coding sequence TTGCCGGGCAGCGACCAAACGGGCCGCGGCTTTCCGCCCGGTTTCTTGGAGACGGAAGATTGTGCGATTGCCGAGGTTCCTTTCCTGCCGAATACCGCCGAGGTCGTCCGAGTTCTCAAACCAACAAATGCCCCGACCTGGGCCAGTCCTGGCTGGGTCCTCAACCGATCGACCGGAGGATTGATAAAGAGCATAGTCCTATCGTTCCGCCGTCAAGTGTCGGCAGATCTTGATCAATTTATCGGCGCGAACCTTTCGGCAAAGAAGGTCTCGGCTTCACTCGCTAGGGCGCTTGGCGACGAACTCGATGAACTGTTGTTCAGACCCCTCACGCTGGAAAAGCGGATAGCGGACCTTGAGGGACGAGGAACGGATTGGGCGCACGCCGATTTCCGCGACCACCTAGAAGATCGACGTTCTCAGCGAGAATTCTTCGAGAACTATCCGGCGCTCCTCCGACAAGTGCATTTGCGTTGCGACCGCTGGTTGGCGGCAAGCTTGGAGATGGTCCGACGGCTCCAAAACGACCGGGGATGCATCGAAGAGGAATTCGGGATAGCCGCCGCGGATCGCCTCGTTGCGGCACGCGCCACGTCAGGCGACCCGCATTCTGGCGGGCGGAGGGTGACTCGCCTTCGCTTCGCTAGTGGAGCGGAATTAATTTACAAACCACGACCGCTCGGCTCAACGAAAGTGTTTCAAGACCTTATCGGGGCCATGAACCGAGCTGGCTTGAAAGACTCGTTGCGGACCGTATGTGTCATAAATCGCACGAGTTACGGCTGGATGGAGCATGTTCGTTGCAACTCCTGCCGAAGCGACGCTGCGGTATCCAGATACTTCCGGCGCGCAGGTTCTCTTCTCGCGGCCCTACATGTCATGGGCGGCAGCGACTGCCACTTCGAGAATCTCATAGCCGCCGGGGAACAGCCCATCGTGGTCGATCTGGAGACCCTGCTGGCACCTCAATTCAAAGCCGCTGACCGATCCGCATCCGCGGCAGCTGAAACCGTTAGAGATAGCTCCGTGCTCGGCGTCGGCATGCTGCCCTCTATCGATGGAAAGGAGCTTGGCGCCTTGGCCGCCGCTCCGGGACAGAATACCCAACTCATGACCCTCGCGCTGGTGGACGCGGGTCTGCCCGAAGCGAGAGTCGAACGTGTCGCCTGGCAACTCGGTGACGTGGCCAGCCTGCCCCGCCGAGGGACGGTCCGAGTACCAGCCATCGATTATGTGGCTGAGATCGAAGCTGGATATTCGGATGGCTATTCCGCGCTCCAAAGGATCCGTCAACCATTGGCGGCTGCGGGAGGTATCCTGGATCAGCTCGGAGGACAGGCTGTCCGGTTGGTGCTGAGACCGACCGCTTACTACGCAGATATGCTTCGAGAGAGCACCCATCCATCCGCGCTCCACGACGCCATTCAAGCCGACCGTATTCTTGCAGCATCATGGACCAATGCTCCGGATGCACTTCGGCTCGCTGCCGCGCCCTTCGAATTGCGACAACTGCGCGCCGCGGACATACCCTACTTCAGCGTTCGGGGAGCCAGTTCATCTATCGGATTCGGCCCAACACGCTTTAGGTTCGCGCGCTCCGGAAGAAACGCCGCTGCTGAGCGGCTAAAGGGCATGGGTGATAACGATCTTGAACGTCAGCTTGGTCTCATCCGGGCAACATTCGGCATCCAGCCCAGCACCATCATCGACGTAGTACAGCGATCGCGCGCGGTGGATGAAGCTAAGCTAATCGGTGAACAACTGATTTCGGAGGCGATCACGACCTCCGATGCAGCCAGTTGGTTGCAACTCTCACCAGGGGACGATGGAGCAAGCAACGCCATCGGACCAGTTCAGGGAAGTCTTTACGACGGGCTTCTCGGCATCGCTTTGTTCCTAGGCCAACTGGATGCAGCAACAGGGGACGGTCGCTTTGCGACGCTGGCCCACATGGCGCTTCGTGAAACCCGAAGCCGTACATTCGAACAGTCAGGGTTGGGGGTCTTTGATGGGTTGGGCGGCGTGGTATATTCACTGCCGCATCTCGCCCGCCTGTTGGGCGACGACAACCTTATCGAACAGGCCGAGCAGGCAGCGGAAGAAATCACGCTGCGCTTGGATGATACCAGGGTCACCGCCGACCTAGTTTCGGGTACGGCCGGTTTGGTGTTGGCTGGACTGTCGCTGCACGCAGTCCGCAGGTCTTCCGCAAGCGAGCGTCTCCTCCAAGCAACGGCAAGGCATCTCCGTAACGCTATCGAGGATATGGAGAATACACAGGTCGGTTCGAAACTCCCATTCTCGCGTGGCGCAGCGCATGGCTGGAGCGGTGTTATGCTCGCCTCGGCGCGCCTTTCATCGGTGCTGCCGGAGTTAATGCCTCAAGAGCTTGTCCACGCGGTAATATCGACCGAACTCAATATTACGTCTAGTGACCGCTGGACTGATCCCGATGACGATTTACATCGTGATCAAGCAACATGGTGTCACGGCGCTCCAGGGATCGCCCTTTGCCGGATTGCGGCAGCTCAAGTGAACAACTCCGAGGATTTAGTTGATGGTGCGCTCAAGGCTCTCGTCGCCACCGAACTCCTCCAATTGGACCATATGCAGGAACCGGGACTTTGCCACGGTAGTATGGGAGTCACAAACATCGGCATTGCCGCTAGCGCGATGAACTTGGGCGGGAGACCTCAAGTAGACTGCATGGTCTGGCAGCGATTTTCGTCCAATGCGCCCCATCTATTTAGGCCTGGCCTTATGACAGGCTTGGCAGGAATAGGCTACGGGTTGCTAAGGATGGCGGATCCATCGATCCCAGACGTGCTTACGTTGGATCCTCCTTCATACGGTAAGCGATACGTACGCTTAGACGTATGA
- a CDS encoding LexA family protein — MPLNAAIADHRMPVPLSSLFQLSVPLVGRTVHAGFPSPADDFIEDMIDLNQVLVQNPTATFLWRVVGDCMVDVKIFPGDVVIVDRSISPKHRSIVLAIVDGEPTLKRLNRRGGTFVLQNENAKLPPFLVSDGTEVSVWGVVTATIRDLNK; from the coding sequence ATGCCCCTCAACGCCGCCATCGCCGACCACCGCATGCCGGTACCGCTCTCCTCGCTGTTCCAGCTGAGCGTTCCCCTTGTCGGTCGGACCGTCCACGCAGGTTTCCCGTCGCCGGCGGACGACTTCATCGAGGACATGATCGATCTGAACCAGGTGCTGGTCCAGAACCCGACCGCAACCTTCCTGTGGCGGGTGGTCGGGGACTGCATGGTGGACGTCAAGATATTCCCCGGGGACGTGGTGATCGTCGACCGTTCGATTTCGCCGAAACACCGGTCGATCGTGTTGGCGATTGTCGACGGTGAACCCACCCTCAAGCGCCTGAACCGGCGCGGCGGCACCTTCGTACTGCAGAACGAGAACGCCAAGCTGCCGCCGTTCTTGGTATCGGATGGCACCGAAGTGTCGGTCTGGGGCGTGGTGACTGCCACCATCCGCGATCTCAATAAGTGA